One Paralichthys olivaceus isolate ysfri-2021 chromosome 8, ASM2471397v2, whole genome shotgun sequence genomic region harbors:
- the LOC138411170 gene encoding golgin subfamily A member 6-like protein 22 produces MGILTCGTMQSEIKALKEKLKLNDELLIREQEKMTARSKAHIGVLAELAVQSNKVKALEEKLKQNDEILMREKEKMTAHSKAYNGKLAELAVQSNNVKALEEKLKQNDELLMREKEKMTAYSKAHNGKLAELAVQSNKVKALEEKLKQKDELLIREKEKMTAHSKAHNGKLAVQSNKVKALEEDNVALKEKAALLKRDLSKVELVVTEMEERQAHSQKIDSMDKETQTSDLLQDENNALQEELMKLRVSYHEVCLNQTINKEKFDTELQEEKQEKNVLQEKLMKLRDSYHEVCQNQTANQEKFNTELQEKKVLQEELMKLKASYNVVCHCHEAEVSSRELNGENKDDVTEEKSLSSVLPEKPKKTSLWKRIRHALGLRKPQCWK; encoded by the exons atgggcatcctg acatgtggaacaatgcagtctgagattaaggctctgaaagagaagctcaaactgaatgatgagcttctgataagggagcaggagaaaatgacagctcgctctaaagcccacattggtgtcctggctgaactagctgtacagagcaacaaggtgaaggctctggaagagaagctcaaacagaacgatgagattctgatgagggagaaggagaaaatgacagctcactctaaagcctacaatggcaaactggctgaactggctgtacagagcaacaatgtgaaggctctggaagagaagctcaaacagaacgatgagcttctgatgagggagaaggagaaaatgacagcttactctaaagcccacaatggtaaactggctgaactggctgtacagagcaacaaggtgaaggctctggaagagaagctcaaacagaaggatgagcttctgattagggagaaggagaaaatgacagctcactctaaagcccacaatggcaaactggctgtacaaagcaacaaggtgaaggctctggaagaggacaatgtggctctaaAGGAGAAGgcggcccttttgaaaagggatttgagcaaggttgagcttgtggtgacagagatggaggaaaggcaagctcacagccaaaagattgactccatggacaaggagactcaaaccagcgatctgcttcaggatgagaataatgctcttcaagaagagctgatgaagctcagagtttcttatcatgaggtctgtctgaatcagactatcaacaaggagaagttcgacactgagctccaggaggagaagcaggaaaagaacgttctccaagaaaagctgatgaagctcagagattcttatcatgaggtctgtcaaaatcagactgccaaccaggagaagttcaacactgagctccaggagaagaaggttctccaagaagagctgatgaagctcaaagcttcttacaatgtggtctgccactgtcatgaagctgaagtttccagtcgggagctcaatggagagaataaggatgatgtcactgaggagaagtctctctccagtgttctccctgagaaaccaaagaagacttcactctggaagagaatccgccacgctctggggttgagaaaaccacagtgttggaagtag